A stretch of the Bacillus licheniformis DSM 13 = ATCC 14580 genome encodes the following:
- the spoIIIAF gene encoding stage III sporulation protein AF, whose protein sequence is MEFLTEWLTNIILFILMAIVIDMLLPNSSMQKYAKMVISLLLIVVILNPIFSLFRTDPDVIFEKLTKNGQVQSNEIKNQLNSEKKEIQASQQAYILEQMAVQLEKNAEGRFTSDKYKIDRVEVSSDSQLKTEKDLSKHAEVSVFLKPASEKTVQAVAPVEINTDRSYQSMQEREKKETGEVREQLAGIWEISPDKITVHIEGGERSGNE, encoded by the coding sequence ATGGAATTTCTGACAGAGTGGCTCACGAATATTATTCTATTTATTCTGATGGCGATCGTCATCGATATGCTTCTGCCGAATTCGAGCATGCAAAAATACGCGAAAATGGTGATCAGCCTGCTCTTGATCGTTGTAATACTGAACCCGATCTTCTCTTTATTCAGGACAGATCCGGATGTGATTTTTGAGAAGCTTACAAAAAACGGACAAGTTCAGTCAAACGAAATAAAAAATCAGCTGAATTCAGAAAAAAAAGAAATACAAGCCTCACAACAAGCATATATCTTAGAACAGATGGCTGTTCAATTGGAAAAGAACGCAGAGGGCAGGTTTACAAGCGACAAATACAAGATAGACCGAGTCGAGGTCTCTTCTGACAGCCAGCTGAAAACAGAGAAAGACCTCAGTAAGCATGCGGAAGTCTCGGTATTCTTGAAACCAGCATCGGAAAAAACGGTCCAAGCCGTCGCTCCTGTCGAGATCAATACGGACCGGAGCTACCAGTCCATGCAGGAAAGAGAAAAGAAAGAGACGGGGGAAGTCAGAGAACAGCTAGCAGGCATCTGGGAAATAAGCCCC